The following proteins are encoded in a genomic region of Sulfurovum indicum:
- a CDS encoding replicative DNA helicase translates to MENMYNLNIERAVLSAIIFDPEIYEEIASKLTPQDFYLPFHQHVFLAMEELSREEKPIDEEFLKSKLQGMGKFDEVAMLDLLSANPISNTAAYLAEIKAKSSKRALATLATEIKKVTIEDDLPAEEVMNLVEKKLYEITQNNTNEDFRESKEITMSMMDEINRLKALGNSKLIGVDTGFKNLNEKTSGFGKGDLVIIAARPAMGKTAFVLNMALKAIERNEGVAFFSLEMPAEQLMLRLLSAKTSIPLQQLRVGDLRDEQWQQLSAATDELSRKKLFVDDGGYATIHHVRSKLRKLKTQHPEISIAIIDYLQLMSGEGREGRQQEVSEISRGLKQLARELQIPIVALSQLNRSLEARENKRPMLSDLRESGAIEQDADIILFVYRDDVYREAKEKEKEMKAKAEGKPYESDFRRKPEEDAEIIIGKQRNGPTGTVDLIFQKKFTRFVDAVHSPAFEVVYEEGDIPANTGNIELPTI, encoded by the coding sequence ATGGAAAACATGTACAATCTCAACATCGAACGTGCAGTCCTCTCTGCGATCATCTTTGACCCTGAGATCTATGAGGAGATCGCTTCAAAACTGACCCCTCAGGATTTTTATCTGCCATTTCATCAGCATGTTTTTCTCGCAATGGAAGAGTTGAGTCGTGAAGAGAAACCCATTGATGAAGAGTTCCTCAAATCCAAACTTCAGGGGATGGGAAAATTTGATGAAGTAGCGATGCTGGACCTGCTCTCTGCCAATCCCATCTCCAATACTGCGGCCTATTTGGCAGAGATTAAAGCCAAATCAAGCAAGCGTGCCCTGGCAACATTGGCTACAGAGATCAAAAAAGTGACCATCGAAGATGATCTTCCTGCCGAAGAGGTAATGAACCTGGTAGAGAAAAAGCTCTATGAGATCACACAGAACAATACCAATGAGGATTTCAGGGAATCTAAAGAGATCACCATGTCGATGATGGATGAGATCAACCGTTTAAAGGCACTTGGGAACTCCAAGCTTATCGGGGTTGATACAGGGTTCAAGAATCTTAATGAAAAAACGTCAGGATTTGGAAAAGGAGACCTGGTCATCATCGCGGCAAGGCCGGCGATGGGTAAAACGGCATTTGTACTCAATATGGCACTTAAAGCGATCGAGCGGAATGAAGGGGTAGCCTTTTTTTCACTGGAGATGCCTGCTGAACAATTGATGCTGCGTCTGCTCTCTGCAAAAACCTCCATACCCCTGCAGCAGCTGAGAGTGGGTGATCTGCGTGATGAGCAGTGGCAGCAGCTCTCTGCTGCAACTGATGAGTTGTCCCGGAAGAAACTTTTTGTAGATGACGGTGGATATGCGACCATTCACCATGTCAGAAGCAAGCTGCGAAAGCTTAAAACACAGCACCCTGAAATCTCTATCGCGATTATTGACTATCTGCAGCTGATGAGCGGTGAGGGGCGTGAAGGGCGTCAGCAGGAGGTTTCGGAGATCTCAAGGGGACTCAAACAGCTGGCCAGGGAGCTTCAGATACCTATTGTAGCACTCTCTCAGCTGAACCGTTCACTTGAAGCACGCGAGAATAAACGTCCGATGCTCTCTGATTTGAGAGAATCCGGAGCTATTGAGCAGGATGCTGATATCATTCTTTTTGTCTACCGTGACGATGTTTACCGTGAAGCCAAAGAGAAAGAGAAGGAGATGAAAGCCAAAGCAGAAGGGAAGCCTTATGAGTCTGACTTTAGAAGAAAGCCTGAAGAGGATGCAGAGATTATTATCGGAAAGCAGCGTAACGGACCGACGGGTACAGTCGATCTGATCTTCCAAAAGAAGTTCACCCGTTTTGTCGATGCGGTACACTCACCGGCATTTGAAGTGGTCTATGAGGAGGGAGATATCCCTGCCAACACCGGGAATATCGAGTTGCCTACGATATAG
- a CDS encoding ComEC/Rec2 family competence protein: MSLERPKLFETRKSFFLFIGFLFLLLLSRLWFEYRVYQDFVSKPFYYLHANVLSAYTKHKGRHSYQVLKLRGDGGMVFYTTTHKLQELSGRYLRLQLFPNQSISFWGFLGTFYVKSRIKEIADSPNTLKQTLYEKVASQHEDPMLQAFYNAIFFAASVPKELREKISILGVSHLVALSGFHLGILWGLVYGLLLFLYRPLQQRYFPYRFSLIDMGLLTVLILGLYVWFVDAPPSLVRSYAMLLTGWSMLLMGIELLSFTFLATVIALLLVFFPSLLVSWGFWFSVAGVFYIFLLLHYTKQWNKWVLTLLVIPVGIFLLMLPVVHAVFPVTSTYQLLSPLLSLLFVPFYPLVMLLHLVGMGDIFDRGLQWLFSLPHSSVEHILSVWMLGIYMVLSVAAVFYKKLFYILFGLSVVYSIYLFAEPLYRPMTM, encoded by the coding sequence ATGTCTTTGGAGAGACCGAAACTTTTTGAAACCCGAAAAAGTTTTTTTCTCTTCATAGGTTTCCTCTTTCTGTTGCTTCTATCCCGCCTTTGGTTTGAGTACAGAGTGTACCAGGATTTTGTTTCCAAACCTTTCTACTATCTCCATGCCAATGTTCTTTCTGCCTATACAAAACACAAAGGACGTCACTCTTATCAGGTTCTGAAGCTTCGGGGTGACGGGGGAATGGTTTTTTATACAACCACTCATAAACTGCAGGAGCTCTCCGGACGATATTTGCGACTTCAGTTGTTTCCAAATCAAAGTATCTCTTTTTGGGGTTTTCTGGGTACTTTTTATGTTAAAAGCCGTATCAAGGAGATAGCAGACTCCCCCAATACACTGAAACAAACACTCTATGAAAAAGTGGCTTCTCAGCATGAAGATCCTATGTTGCAGGCTTTTTATAATGCAATCTTCTTTGCCGCTTCTGTACCTAAAGAGCTCAGAGAAAAGATCAGTATACTTGGGGTCAGCCATCTTGTGGCTCTAAGCGGATTTCATCTGGGTATTTTATGGGGACTGGTCTACGGTCTTTTATTGTTTCTGTACAGGCCTTTGCAACAGCGCTATTTTCCCTACCGCTTTTCTTTGATAGATATGGGATTGCTTACAGTTCTGATCCTTGGGTTATATGTCTGGTTTGTGGATGCGCCTCCCTCTTTGGTACGTTCTTATGCGATGCTGCTTACAGGGTGGAGTATGCTGCTGATGGGAATAGAACTACTAAGCTTTACTTTTTTGGCAACTGTTATTGCATTACTTTTGGTATTTTTCCCTTCTTTGCTTGTATCATGGGGCTTTTGGTTCTCTGTTGCAGGTGTTTTCTATATTTTCCTGCTTTTACATTATACAAAGCAGTGGAATAAGTGGGTGCTTACACTGCTGGTGATCCCTGTAGGGATCTTCTTGTTAATGCTGCCGGTTGTACATGCTGTTTTCCCGGTAACCAGTACCTATCAGCTGCTGTCACCTTTGCTGTCACTGCTCTTTGTCCCTTTTTATCCTTTGGTTATGCTGCTGCATCTAGTCGGTATGGGAGATATATTTGACAGAGGATTACAATGGCTTTTTTCTTTGCCGCACAGTTCTGTCGAGCATATACTTTCTGTGTGGATGCTGGGTATTTATATGGTACTCTCCGTTGCCGCTGTATTTTACAAAAAACTCTTTTATATTCTTTTCGGATTATCAGTCGTTTATAGCATATACTTGTTCGCAGAGCCTCTGTACAGACCGATGACAATGTAG
- a CDS encoding YihY/virulence factor BrkB family protein: protein MKRTLLKQYYIFLRDFFRDLLDDRLGYYASSLSWNTIFSIIPLLVIVLYIFTTLPLFDEIYDKVQQLIFENLMPTQSREIMEHLNTFISNSAKLGMVGVFYITFAVVMFFKSYDYIVNDIFELPSRGILKTIKTYLLLIILIPIMTGTSFYLTSLIQGYLDRTSITSMIHIYYFLPYLIIWIAFYIAYQLSANTHIKKHAALTSSFIASLVWYISKSLFVFYVIHNKTYTSVYGSISTLLFFFLWIYISWAIFLHGLRFCYLLNKGIKIEKI from the coding sequence ATGAAGCGTACACTCCTGAAACAGTATTACATCTTTCTGCGGGACTTCTTCAGGGACCTGCTTGATGACCGACTGGGATATTATGCTTCCAGTCTGAGCTGGAATACCATATTCTCTATTATTCCTCTACTGGTCATCGTACTTTATATCTTCACTACCCTTCCCCTTTTTGATGAGATCTATGACAAGGTCCAACAACTCATCTTTGAAAATCTTATGCCGACACAATCCAGAGAGATTATGGAACATCTCAATACCTTTATCTCCAATTCCGCTAAACTGGGAATGGTCGGGGTCTTTTACATCACATTCGCTGTGGTCATGTTCTTTAAAAGTTATGATTATATTGTCAATGATATCTTTGAGCTGCCAAGCCGAGGCATACTCAAAACTATCAAAACCTATCTGCTCCTGATCATTCTTATTCCGATAATGACAGGAACATCTTTCTACCTTACCAGCCTTATTCAGGGCTACCTTGACAGAACAAGCATTACCAGCATGATACATATCTACTATTTTCTTCCCTATCTTATCATCTGGATCGCTTTTTACATTGCCTACCAACTCTCTGCCAATACACACATCAAAAAGCATGCAGCCCTGACAAGTTCATTTATTGCCTCGCTTGTCTGGTATATCTCAAAAAGTCTTTTTGTTTTCTATGTCATTCACAACAAGACCTATACTTCCGTTTACGGAAGTATCAGTACGCTTCTCTTCTTCTTTCTATGGATCTATATCTCCTGGGCGATCTTCCTCCACGGATTGCGTTTCTGCTATCTTCTGAACAAAGGTATAAAGATCGAAAAGATTTGA
- a CDS encoding FAD-binding oxidoreductase: MIDPKHIKALKDLVGDENVYSDKAHMIAYSYDATRTRFEPDAVVFPRNEEDVSRILVYCNHHGIVITPRGAGSGFTGGALPTNGGITLAMEKHMNKILEIDMENMVAVVQPGVINMDLQRAVEEVGLFYPPDPASEEYSTIGGNVSENAGGMRAAKYGITKDYVMALRAVRANGDIIRAGKRTIKDVAGYNIAGILIASEGTLAVITEITVKLLPKPKFRKAYMGVFPSVENAMNAVFKSLAGGANPVAMEFMDSLVVQALKEKLGVELPEDAGALLIGDVDGNVSEEVDFQLDILEKSFNENGAQNFVVAHTDEEREKLWYARRNASPSITIFGSKKLNEDISVPRSMLPEALGRIYEIGNKYGFKVPCFGHAGDGNIHVNVMVDGSDEKQLEEGHKAIEEIFELVVEMGGTLSGEHGIGTSKAPFMHIAFNDAELQLFKDIKNAFDPNGILNPGKMGL; the protein is encoded by the coding sequence ATGATAGATCCAAAACATATTAAAGCACTGAAAGACCTTGTGGGTGACGAAAATGTTTACAGTGACAAAGCGCATATGATCGCATACTCCTACGATGCAACACGTACCCGGTTTGAACCTGATGCCGTAGTTTTCCCTCGCAATGAAGAGGACGTCAGCCGCATACTTGTCTACTGTAACCACCATGGTATCGTTATCACACCAAGGGGTGCAGGAAGCGGTTTTACCGGCGGAGCACTCCCTACCAATGGCGGGATCACACTTGCCATGGAAAAACATATGAACAAGATCCTTGAGATCGATATGGAAAACATGGTTGCTGTTGTACAGCCTGGTGTCATCAATATGGATCTTCAGCGCGCTGTTGAAGAGGTAGGCCTTTTCTATCCGCCTGATCCTGCAAGTGAAGAGTACTCCACTATCGGAGGAAATGTCAGTGAAAATGCCGGAGGGATGCGCGCTGCCAAATACGGTATCACAAAAGACTATGTTATGGCACTGCGTGCCGTCCGTGCAAACGGTGATATCATACGGGCAGGGAAACGTACTATCAAAGATGTTGCAGGCTATAACATTGCGGGTATCCTCATCGCTTCAGAGGGTACGTTGGCAGTTATTACCGAAATCACAGTCAAACTGCTTCCAAAGCCAAAATTCAGAAAAGCCTATATGGGTGTCTTCCCCTCTGTTGAAAATGCCATGAATGCTGTCTTCAAATCACTTGCGGGGGGGGCAAACCCTGTTGCTATGGAATTCATGGACTCTCTTGTCGTTCAGGCACTCAAAGAGAAACTGGGGGTGGAGCTTCCTGAAGATGCCGGAGCACTGCTTATCGGTGATGTCGATGGAAATGTTTCCGAAGAGGTGGATTTTCAGCTTGACATACTTGAGAAGTCCTTTAACGAGAACGGTGCACAGAACTTTGTTGTGGCACATACAGATGAGGAGAGAGAGAAACTCTGGTATGCCCGACGGAACGCTTCTCCCTCCATTACGATCTTTGGAAGCAAAAAACTCAACGAAGATATCTCTGTACCAAGAAGTATGCTGCCTGAAGCCCTGGGACGCATCTATGAAATTGGGAACAAATACGGTTTCAAAGTCCCCTGTTTCGGTCATGCAGGAGACGGGAACATCCATGTCAATGTCATGGTGGACGGATCAGATGAAAAACAGCTTGAAGAGGGTCATAAGGCCATTGAAGAGATCTTTGAACTGGTGGTTGAAATGGGCGGTACACTCAGTGGAGAACACGGTATCGGTACCAGCAAAGCACCATTTATGCACATTGCATTCAACGATGCCGAACTGCAGCTCTTTAAAGACATCAAAAACGCCTTCGATCCGAACGGCATCCTCAATCCGGGGAAGATGGGGCTTTAG